TTGGGGTTATTTCAGCTTTACTTTGCTTAATAATTGCCTTACCATATTCCTATTTTATTTCACGTTCACAAAGTAAAATTTTTCAAATTTATGCATTAAGTTTAATCATCTCGCCAATGGCTATTTTCACAATTGCTAGAATTTATGCAATTAAAGGTTTATTTTTATCAATTTTTGCTTCAGAACCAAACACACTTAATAATTCATGATTTATTATTTTAGGTTTAACTTATCTTAATTTACCTTTAATGATCATGCCACTTTATACAGTTTTTAAAGATATGCCTAAAAACATTATTGAGGCATCAAACGATCTTGGATATAATGATTTTCAAACTTTATTTAAAGTTATTTTACCTTATGGAACAAAAGCAATTTTAAGTGGACTTGGGATGATTTTTCTTGCCGGAGCTACTACTTTCACAATTTCAAGTAAATTGCTCCCAGACGGATCGCAGCAAACTTTAATTGGAGATTTAATTAATACTAAAATTAACCCAGGAAACAAATACGATCTTCAAGTTGGAAGTACATTAGTTATTGTTGTTTCTGCAATTTTTATTGGATCTTACTCATTACTTTTACTTATTCCAAAAGTGATCTTCAAATTCAAGAAAGGATATCACTATGAATAAATTAACAGAATACTTGCGTAAATCTTATATTTACATCATTTTATTATTAGTTTATATTCCTCTTGTTTTTGCAGTCATATTTAGTTTTAATGAAAAATCTCCAAAGGGTGAATTTAATCCATATTACACACCTTTTACAATTGAAAATTACTTAGAATTTTTACAAAACGATCGTTTAAAAGCGTTAGTTAATACTTTTTTACTTGCGATTATTGTAAGTATTCTTGTTGTATCACTTAGTCTTGTGACTGTTTATTCACTTTATCGTCAAAAGAATAAAAATTTAAAAAGATTTGTTCAAGGTACTTCAAATATTCCATTAATTAATCCAGACAACATTACAGCAATTGGACTTGTTCTTGTTTTTGGAATTTTCATCGGTGTAATCAGCACAGAAGATGAAGGTTTCATGCGTCTAATTGTAGCTCACACAATTATGGCACTTCCTTACGGAATTATGCTAATGCTTCCACGAAGCGAGAAATTCAACAACAATTTATACGAGGCTTCACAAGATTTAGGACATTCAAAATTCCGTTCTTGAATGAAGACTTATTTGGTTTACATGATTCCAAGTATTATTATGGTTGTAATTGTTTCATCAGTATTAAGTTTTGATGACTTTATTATTGCTAGAACAGTTTCAAATACTTCAACACTTGGAACTAAATTATATGAGGGAGCTTTCGAGCCTTGAGGTCTTGTTCTTGGTTCAATCGTATTATTCATTACTATTATTGGTAATGTGATTTATACAATTGCAAAATCAAGAAGAAAGGCATAATTAAATGAAGAAATTTTCACATAAATGATTTTTAGGTGGGGTTGCTTTATTAGGTTTAGCCTCACTAACTGCTACATTAATTGGTTACAAAGTCAAGACACCTTTTAAACCTAGCTTTTATAACTATAAATCATATATGTCAGATGATAATCAAGATTATCTAAGACAAGAATTTGATTATAAAGCTTTTGATGAAATCAATCAATTCACAAATGCTTTAATCAACCACAAAACTGTCGGAGGAATTGGATCAGATTTTCTTGCCGCTAGTTTAATCCAAAAAAAACTTCTCAAAAAAATTGATTATGGAATTTTATTTCGTGATCCTGAATTTTTAAAAATACCTAAAAATTCATTACAAAGAAGAAAATTAACCAAATTAGCATTACGCTTAATTTTAAGACCTGAAGTATGATCACATTTAGAAACTTATAATAATTATTTATTTGTAATTGACAAAAAAGGTGATCCGGTCATTGATCCGTTAACTAATAAACCGAAACGGATTACTTCAACTTTTACTGACTCAAACAATAACGAAGTGGAAGTCAATGATGAATTTTGAGAGTACTTTTTACCATATTATTCACAAGATATGGTTGTTGCTTACAATTTGTTAAAACAAGATATGAATAACGCTAATTACGTTATTCAAAAAATGAAAGAACAAAACAAGGAAACATGAAACTTAGATGATTTTCCTGAAATTAGCAAAAAAGTTGAACCCCTTAAAAATATTGATTGACTAAATAGTCAAAAAATTAGCGGTAGCGAAAGTTTAATTGATCTTGTGAATATTTTAAATACCCTTAAAACAAAAGGCTACAACAATTGAACAATCACTGATGCTTTAAGAGACAATATGCTTTACGGCTCAAGTTATTGAAAAAAAGCTAATGGTGATCGCACCGCAAATGACTTTACAGGAAAAGTTGAACCCAAAACTTATAGAGAATTAATTGATTCTTTTACCGATTTAATTCATGACGGAACAGGTTATTATGTCACTGATAGTAATCACATCAATTTTAAAGGTGACGGACTTGAACTATTAAATAATTTAATTAACCTCTCACGAAGTGATGCAAGGGCAGCAATTATGTATAACGGTGATGCCTTAGATGCTTACTACGGTAATGATAACTTACCTGGGTGAGCAATTGATGGTTCAACTCGGTCAATTAAACCAAAACATAACCTTCTTTTAA
This sequence is a window from Mycoplasmopsis gallopavonis. Protein-coding genes within it:
- a CDS encoding ABC transporter permease; its protein translation is MLSKISKKFNLNQKFLFAVPYLLVALFLIVLPVVLIVINSLRSNEGNNPWTLVGQPGTWKIIWRSLYVGVISALLCLIIALPYSYFISRSQSKIFQIYALSLIISPMAIFTIARIYAIKGLFLSIFASEPNTLNNSWFIILGLTYLNLPLMIMPLYTVFKDMPKNIIEASNDLGYNDFQTLFKVILPYGTKAILSGLGMIFLAGATTFTISSKLLPDGSQQTLIGDLINTKINPGNKYDLQVGSTLVIVVSAIFIGSYSLLLLIPKVIFKFKKGYHYE
- a CDS encoding ABC transporter permease; translation: MNKLTEYLRKSYIYIILLLVYIPLVFAVIFSFNEKSPKGEFNPYYTPFTIENYLEFLQNDRLKALVNTFLLAIIVSILVVSLSLVTVYSLYRQKNKNLKRFVQGTSNIPLINPDNITAIGLVLVFGIFIGVISTEDEGFMRLIVAHTIMALPYGIMLMLPRSEKFNNNLYEASQDLGHSKFRSWMKTYLVYMIPSIIMVVIVSSVLSFDDFIIARTVSNTSTLGTKLYEGAFEPWGLVLGSIVLFITIIGNVIYTIAKSRRKA